The Daucus carota subsp. sativus chromosome 9, DH1 v3.0, whole genome shotgun sequence genome window below encodes:
- the LOC135149286 gene encoding pleiotropic drug resistance protein 3-like isoform X2: MVSWVQVLSISCRVGLKFPTVEVRYNNLHVEAECEVVSGKPLPTLWNSLQRMIFDIAKIGGLKSRKAKISIINEVSGIIKPGRMTLLLGPPGCGKTSFRKSLSGNLDKSLKDVIFGKSLPGYEFTFAAADD; this comes from the exons ATGGTTAGTTGGGTACAAGTTCTAAGTATTTCTTGCAGAGTTGGTCTGAAATTTCCTACTGTTGAAGTGAGGTACAATAATCTGCATGTGGAAGCAGAGTGCGAAGTAGTTAGTGGCAAGCCCCTGCCGACTCTCTGGAACTCCCTGCAAAGAATGATCTTT GATATTGCCAAGATTGGTGGATTGAAGTCTAGAAAGGCCAAAATAAGCATCATCAATGAAGTCAGTGGTATCATCAAGCCTGGAAG AATGACTTTACTGCTTGGCCCTCCAGGATGTGGGAAGACTTCTTTCCGTAAATCACTTTCTGGAAACCTAGATAAATCTTTAAAG GATGTGATTTTTGGCAAGAGTCTCCCTGGCTATGAATTCACATTCGCAGCAGCCGATGATTAA